A genome region from Maridesulfovibrio salexigens DSM 2638 includes the following:
- a CDS encoding sensor domain-containing diguanylate cyclase, translated as MKRGHRPELLWGFGLNSNEAGKIEDSLGPGFFLRNFSERSLPGEKELSNNEKPAATWIPQRVWEELPEDRRMAYRNLESTQRILIQDDKSNADLEQVLEDGFLAVVSSPLTSSKVQDALFRAKEISGLYGDLYRMTEEIILERELLSRKTEQLMFLNTVLSNATERLEVADILGQAAEDLKMILPVYSVQGAFWDVLPTGKHIDAEIFINPGQAENVQSEWVELMIENVVALSGMEVSSYNMSETVPVGSNQMIYSPGAGRILALPLVARGEKFGCLVMLCERNIRLAKDQVSSLNAAVNHLSLALSNAIMFNKIKTRANRDGLTRVYNRRSFDERLVEEFKRHQRLNTELSLLMVDLDYFKAVNDTYGHMAGDMVLEKVARMFEKTFRSTDFIARYGGEEFVILLPHTREDQAEMLAERIRAKIESCAMTYQDKSFNITASIGVSSVRPGSLEKDTEIVRKADEALYDAKMQGRNRVVVSPMRPKLRIM; from the coding sequence ATGAAAAGAGGACACAGGCCAGAACTGCTTTGGGGGTTCGGCCTAAACAGCAACGAAGCCGGTAAAATCGAGGATTCACTCGGGCCCGGATTCTTTTTGAGAAATTTTTCCGAGCGTTCACTGCCCGGTGAAAAGGAACTGAGTAATAACGAAAAGCCTGCCGCCACCTGGATTCCGCAAAGAGTCTGGGAGGAACTGCCGGAAGATAGGCGCATGGCCTATCGCAACCTTGAATCAACTCAGCGTATCCTGATTCAGGATGATAAGAGTAACGCTGATTTGGAGCAGGTACTTGAAGACGGTTTTCTGGCAGTAGTAAGCTCTCCGCTTACAAGTTCCAAGGTACAGGACGCTTTATTCAGGGCTAAGGAAATTTCCGGTCTTTATGGTGACCTTTACCGTATGACCGAGGAAATTATCCTTGAGCGTGAACTGCTTTCCCGTAAAACCGAACAGCTTATGTTCTTGAACACCGTGCTTTCCAATGCCACCGAGCGCCTTGAAGTTGCGGATATTCTTGGACAGGCGGCTGAAGATCTCAAGATGATTCTTCCGGTTTATTCGGTACAGGGTGCTTTCTGGGATGTTCTGCCCACAGGAAAGCACATTGATGCAGAAATTTTTATCAACCCCGGTCAGGCCGAAAATGTCCAGTCCGAGTGGGTTGAGTTGATGATTGAAAATGTGGTTGCCCTCAGCGGTATGGAAGTTTCCAGCTACAATATGTCTGAAACTGTGCCTGTGGGTAGCAACCAGATGATCTACAGCCCCGGAGCCGGAAGGATTCTGGCCCTGCCGCTGGTCGCCCGTGGCGAGAAGTTCGGTTGTCTGGTCATGCTTTGCGAGCGTAATATTAGATTAGCCAAGGATCAGGTGTCCTCCCTTAATGCTGCGGTCAATCACCTCTCGCTTGCTTTGAGCAATGCCATCATGTTCAACAAGATCAAGACCCGCGCAAATCGGGACGGACTTACCAGAGTCTACAACCGCCGCAGTTTTGACGAAAGACTGGTCGAAGAATTCAAGCGTCACCAGCGTTTGAATACCGAACTTTCCCTGCTCATGGTTGATCTGGACTATTTCAAGGCTGTGAACGACACATACGGTCATATGGCCGGAGATATGGTTCTGGAAAAGGTTGCAAGAATGTTTGAGAAAACTTTCAGATCCACTGACTTCATCGCCCGTTACGGCGGAGAAGAATTTGTAATCCTGCTACCGCACACCAGAGAAGATCAAGCTGAGATGCTTGCTGAGCGGATCAGGGCCAAGATTGAATCCTGCGCTATGACTTATCAGGATAAGAGTTTTAACATAACTGCCAGCATCGGTGTTTCTTCCGTACGTCCGGGAAGTCTTGAAAAAGATACCGAGATTGTTCGTAAGGCTGATGAGGCTCTTTACGATGCTAAGATGCAGGGACGTAACCGGGTGGTCGTATCCCCCATGCGCCCCAAGCTGAGAATTATGTAA
- a CDS encoding queuosine precursor transporter encodes MNELLWLGFAVMDLSLVLIIYRFFGKIGLFGLIVFNLILCNIQVLKTIELFGMTTTLGNILYASVFLSTDMLSEFYGKKEAKKAVYLGFVVLVMAVVYMQLALMFTPAADDFAQPHLEAIFGFLPRIALGSMAAYIVSQLNDVYIFHLLKDKMGERHLWLRNNASTLFSQFLDSSVFCFVALWGLFPFDVWVEILFTTYLFKVIVAVMDTPFLYMGRRLHSRVSEV; translated from the coding sequence ATGAATGAATTATTATGGCTTGGCTTTGCGGTCATGGACCTGAGCCTTGTTCTCATTATTTATAGATTTTTCGGCAAGATAGGCTTGTTTGGGTTAATCGTATTCAATCTGATTCTTTGTAATATTCAGGTTCTGAAGACTATTGAACTGTTCGGGATGACCACCACTCTGGGCAATATCCTTTATGCCAGTGTTTTTCTTTCTACTGACATGCTCAGTGAGTTTTATGGCAAAAAAGAAGCCAAGAAAGCTGTTTATCTGGGTTTTGTAGTTCTGGTTATGGCTGTGGTTTATATGCAGCTTGCCCTCATGTTTACTCCGGCTGCGGATGATTTTGCCCAGCCCCATCTTGAAGCTATTTTCGGATTCCTGCCCCGTATTGCACTCGGCAGCATGGCCGCTTATATTGTCTCCCAGCTGAATGATGTTTATATTTTTCATCTGCTTAAAGACAAAATGGGAGAGCGCCACCTCTGGTTGCGTAACAATGCTTCCACCTTGTTCAGCCAGTTCCTTGATTCGTCCGTATTCTGTTTTGTGGCCCTGTGGGGACTCTTTCCTTTTGACGTTTGGGTGGAAATTCTTTTTACTACCTACCTCTTTAAGGTTATAGTGGCGGTGATGGACACACCGTTCCTGTATATGGGCCGTCGGCTGCATTCCCGTGTGTCCGAAGTCTGA
- the dapF gene encoding diaminopimelate epimerase, which yields MSKMFGKSVPFYKMQGCGNDFVIIDNRELGIPVEKMSLWAEKLCQRAFGVYADGLFFIENAPEGSGLDFVWQFYNSDGSRAEMCGNASRCAGRLAHALEIAGEQHVFGSDAGPIKVQVFPELEEVKVQLTPPQGLVVKQTLEIDGEEYEYHFANTGVPHVVVQVADVEEVDIKKLGAAFRYHEAFAPAGTNVNFVQIDDNDSLIVRTYERGVEDETYACGTGVSAVQVTLYEQGLTDAAVRVRTSGGEILKVIIEDGNVFLQGGAELTFSGEVYLESLGIE from the coding sequence ATGAGTAAAATGTTTGGAAAATCCGTTCCTTTTTATAAGATGCAGGGCTGCGGCAATGATTTCGTAATTATCGATAACCGTGAACTGGGCATTCCTGTTGAGAAGATGTCGCTCTGGGCTGAGAAGCTTTGCCAGCGTGCTTTCGGTGTTTATGCCGATGGTCTGTTTTTTATTGAAAATGCACCGGAAGGTTCCGGTCTTGATTTTGTCTGGCAGTTCTACAATTCTGATGGCTCCAGAGCTGAAATGTGCGGTAACGCATCCCGTTGTGCCGGAAGACTGGCCCATGCGCTGGAAATTGCCGGAGAACAGCACGTTTTCGGTTCTGATGCCGGCCCCATCAAGGTTCAGGTTTTCCCTGAGCTTGAGGAAGTTAAGGTTCAGCTTACCCCGCCCCAAGGTCTGGTTGTGAAGCAGACTCTTGAGATTGACGGCGAAGAATACGAGTACCATTTTGCCAACACCGGTGTTCCCCACGTTGTTGTTCAGGTTGCCGATGTTGAAGAAGTGGACATCAAGAAGCTCGGCGCCGCATTCCGTTACCACGAGGCTTTTGCTCCGGCTGGAACCAACGTGAACTTCGTACAGATCGACGATAACGACAGCCTCATTGTGCGCACCTATGAAAGGGGCGTGGAAGATGAAACTTATGCTTGCGGAACCGGAGTAAGTGCCGTGCAGGTTACCCTCTATGAGCAGGGCTTGACTGATGCTGCGGTTCGCGTTCGTACTTCCGGCGGTGAAATCCTTAAGGTTATCATTGAAGACGGCAATGTCTTTTTACAGGGCGGAGCAGAGCTCACTTTTTCCGGTGAGGTTTATCTCGAGTCTCTGGGAATTGAATAG
- a CDS encoding glycosyltransferase family 4 protein, which produces MKTQRIWGSLDPFHESGPILGRKVANSGFLNGLLEVDPFDEYHFFLSGAGPREGLSKFFQTNYPVILDAGRIRIMDRRDLPAEISARDYFCFHQSDCINYPPHLARVRNKYARNIFPITGTTHSLSYSNYGSFFLNYLWKGTTGRDCIVTTSNTGIVVVEKYFKHLREGLGLSEETHPTPQIRKIPLGIDPGQLAPPNEHLKTQAKLNLGINADDEKINILVFGRIAHHSKMDILPLLRAMQRLFASGMNREKVRVLLGGWVDEEDDFPATLAQLGRNMGLELSIIGRPSEAKKLDLYRAADIFVSISDNPQETFGITVLEAGASGLPVIASDYDGYKDLVIDDETGLLIETIGPEATPELDLMAPLCFDNHYHLLMAQQTAVNTPQLAAGLERLINDPQLRSRMGAAGAKRVREQFNWTTVIEQHIKLWEELNTVPVNTEALRDILHPVQVRMGETFSHYLTETLTPETKLVTGTTGMAIYHGREFPLMYKGVDRFLQEQVIRKMAFFARKPISAADLADKIKTIAADMSERETQFHILWSLKHDILEKVC; this is translated from the coding sequence ATGAAAACTCAAAGAATATGGGGAAGTCTGGACCCATTCCATGAAAGCGGTCCTATTCTGGGCAGAAAAGTAGCGAACTCAGGTTTCTTGAACGGATTACTCGAAGTGGACCCGTTTGATGAGTATCACTTCTTCCTTTCCGGAGCCGGGCCCAGAGAAGGACTAAGCAAGTTTTTTCAAACCAATTATCCGGTTATTTTGGATGCAGGTCGGATAAGAATAATGGACCGCCGGGACCTGCCTGCCGAGATTTCCGCTCGTGATTACTTCTGCTTCCACCAGTCCGACTGCATCAACTATCCGCCCCATCTGGCCCGGGTCCGTAACAAATACGCCCGAAACATATTTCCCATCACCGGAACGACCCATTCCTTGAGTTACAGCAACTATGGTTCATTCTTCCTTAATTATTTATGGAAGGGCACCACCGGACGTGACTGCATTGTGACTACTTCCAATACCGGAATCGTTGTTGTTGAAAAATATTTCAAACACTTGCGTGAAGGACTCGGCCTGAGTGAAGAAACCCATCCAACACCGCAAATTAGAAAAATACCGCTGGGCATTGATCCCGGCCAGCTTGCTCCGCCGAATGAACATTTAAAAACACAGGCCAAACTCAATCTCGGAATCAATGCTGACGACGAAAAGATAAACATCCTCGTATTTGGACGCATCGCCCATCATTCCAAAATGGACATTCTTCCCCTGCTGCGAGCCATGCAACGGCTATTCGCCTCGGGCATGAACCGGGAAAAAGTACGGGTACTTCTTGGCGGTTGGGTCGATGAAGAAGACGATTTTCCGGCAACTCTGGCACAGCTCGGTCGAAACATGGGACTGGAACTGTCCATCATCGGGCGGCCTTCCGAAGCTAAAAAGCTTGATCTCTACCGGGCTGCAGATATTTTCGTATCCATCTCCGACAATCCACAGGAGACATTCGGCATCACGGTTCTGGAAGCAGGAGCTTCCGGCCTGCCGGTAATTGCATCCGATTACGACGGCTACAAGGATCTCGTAATCGATGATGAAACCGGACTGCTCATTGAAACCATCGGCCCGGAAGCCACACCGGAACTGGACCTCATGGCTCCCCTCTGCTTTGACAACCATTACCATCTGTTAATGGCCCAGCAGACAGCCGTGAACACTCCGCAACTAGCTGCCGGACTGGAAAGACTGATCAACGATCCGCAATTGCGATCCCGAATGGGCGCAGCCGGAGCCAAACGGGTCCGCGAACAATTCAACTGGACCACAGTAATTGAACAGCACATCAAACTCTGGGAAGAATTAAATACTGTCCCGGTGAATACAGAAGCACTGCGCGATATTTTACACCCCGTTCAGGTCCGTATGGGTGAAACCTTTTCCCATTACCTCACAGAAACACTGACCCCGGAAACAAAGCTGGTAACCGGAACAACCGGCATGGCTATCTATCATGGGCGTGAATTTCCGCTTATGTATAAAGGAGTGGACAGGTTTCTTCAGGAACAGGTTATCCGCAAGATGGCCTTCTTTGCCCGTAAGCCGATCAGTGCAGCAGATCTCGCAGACAAAATCAAAACCATTGCCGCTGATATGAGCGAACGCGAAACCCAGTTTCACATCCTTTGGAGCCTGAAACACGATATTCTGGAAAAAGTATGCTGA
- a CDS encoding class I SAM-dependent methyltransferase, which produces MKDDVKLVRSRWGFYHFSPMPDEMELAEYYESKYYQQGVGSYEIEYSTEELEWNHLRWWCLAELAMKLAPHARSFFDAGCGEGGLLNEFYSRGLKIKGADFSDAGIKKMFPELLEYFTKGNLFESMYEEFHSGTYDIIACANVLEHVIDPETFLQTVYAGLDDNGLFVVTTPNDFSELHEKLLKEKIVTSKWWLAYPDHLSYFNKGNMIRFLEDHGFTVCAVMADNPIDLNLLNPRMNYIDNPELGREAHMLRVKTDMFLAGVDRQLFLELCQVYGKMGVGRNLTYYCKKNN; this is translated from the coding sequence GTGAAGGATGATGTGAAGCTTGTTCGTTCTCGGTGGGGATTCTATCATTTTTCCCCTATGCCTGATGAAATGGAGTTGGCTGAGTACTACGAGAGTAAGTATTATCAGCAAGGGGTTGGAAGTTACGAGATTGAGTATTCTACGGAAGAGCTTGAGTGGAATCATTTGAGGTGGTGGTGTTTAGCTGAATTGGCTATGAAATTGGCTCCTCATGCACGTTCTTTTTTTGACGCAGGATGCGGTGAAGGTGGACTCCTAAATGAGTTCTATTCGAGAGGACTTAAAATTAAAGGGGCGGACTTCAGTGATGCAGGAATAAAGAAAATGTTTCCTGAGTTGTTGGAGTATTTTACAAAAGGCAATTTGTTTGAATCGATGTACGAAGAATTTCATTCTGGGACATATGATATAATAGCTTGCGCGAATGTACTTGAGCACGTCATCGATCCAGAAACTTTTCTTCAGACTGTGTATGCGGGGCTGGATGATAATGGATTGTTTGTAGTGACAACCCCAAATGATTTTTCTGAGTTGCATGAGAAACTACTTAAAGAAAAGATTGTCACCAGCAAGTGGTGGTTAGCCTATCCTGATCATTTGTCCTATTTCAACAAAGGAAATATGATTCGTTTTCTTGAAGATCACGGTTTTACTGTTTGTGCCGTTATGGCGGATAATCCCATTGACTTAAATTTATTAAACCCAAGGATGAATTATATTGATAATCCCGAGCTGGGGCGTGAAGCCCATATGTTACGGGTAAAAACAGACATGTTTCTAGCTGGAGTGGATAGACAGCTTTTTTTGGAACTTTGTCAGGTTTATGGAAAGATGGGGGTCGGTCGGAATTTGACCTACTATTGTAAAAAGAATAATTGA
- a CDS encoding chemotaxis protein, with protein sequence MSQTNILLESGTNELEIVEFYIDEVDNVHDGSTRRSFYGINVAKVVEIIRLPELTDMPDAANDAVLGAFDLRSEIIPLIDLSRRVGKNRIEDEAPKVIVTEFNKISTAFLVSGVTRIHRISWEQVEAPSKQVSSLTANSITGVVKLEGRIVFLLDLEKIVADLNPDMDLTDMPEASLVDKIEKRQLKALISDDSTMIRRMIGQMLEDAGFRVTRTHNGKAAWDKIVEWKATAESEGKSINDYLDIVVTDIEMPVMDGHNLTKRIKDDHELRNIPVLLCSSIITDTLYHKGESVGADDQISKAEINQLAERVFKLIERYENS encoded by the coding sequence ATGTCCCAAACTAATATTCTGCTTGAATCAGGCACCAATGAGCTTGAAATTGTTGAATTTTATATCGACGAAGTTGACAATGTACATGACGGTTCAACCCGCCGCAGCTTTTACGGCATCAACGTTGCCAAGGTCGTTGAGATCATTCGTCTGCCTGAGTTGACCGATATGCCCGATGCAGCAAACGATGCAGTTCTCGGGGCATTCGATCTCAGGTCGGAAATTATTCCCCTGATTGACCTCAGTCGCAGGGTTGGCAAAAACAGGATTGAAGACGAAGCTCCCAAAGTTATCGTCACCGAATTCAACAAAATATCCACAGCCTTCCTTGTCTCCGGTGTAACACGCATTCACCGCATCAGCTGGGAACAGGTTGAAGCACCGAGTAAACAGGTTTCCTCGCTTACAGCGAACTCCATCACCGGTGTGGTCAAACTCGAAGGACGCATCGTATTCCTTCTCGACCTCGAAAAGATCGTTGCCGACCTTAACCCGGATATGGATCTTACCGACATGCCGGAAGCATCTCTGGTCGACAAGATCGAAAAACGCCAGCTCAAGGCACTCATTTCCGATGACTCCACCATGATCCGCCGCATGATCGGACAGATGCTCGAAGATGCCGGATTCCGAGTTACCAGAACCCACAATGGTAAGGCTGCCTGGGATAAGATCGTGGAATGGAAAGCCACAGCCGAATCTGAAGGCAAATCCATCAATGATTATCTGGACATTGTAGTCACTGATATTGAAATGCCGGTTATGGACGGTCACAACCTGACCAAACGTATCAAGGATGATCATGAACTCCGCAACATCCCGGTATTGCTCTGTTCCTCCATCATCACCGATACACTGTACCACAAAGGTGAATCAGTCGGCGCTGACGACCAGATCTCCAAAGCTGAAATCAACCAGCTGGCCGAAAGAGTCTTCAAGCTTATTGAAAGATACGAAAACTCATAG
- a CDS encoding metallophosphoesterase family protein, producing the protein MPESNKKWIAFGDVHQSLRFIDLLPDLEEADGVIITGDLTNHSPEGAIEKVWDSVYRRNQNILAQLGNMDRSNVTEFLKEKGANLHCEVRELADGIKTMGVGCSINTPFRTPSEISEDEMAQYLEETHHQLGDYDQLLLVVHDAPFNTKLDVIANGMHVGSKAVRCFIEKHQPDIVLCGHIHESSGVDSLGKSRIFNPGMASGGGYVLVSIENGKLDATLKQI; encoded by the coding sequence ATGCCTGAATCCAATAAAAAATGGATCGCTTTCGGCGATGTTCACCAGAGTCTTAGATTTATTGATCTACTCCCGGACCTTGAAGAAGCTGACGGGGTAATCATTACCGGAGACCTGACCAACCATTCCCCGGAAGGGGCAATCGAAAAAGTCTGGGACAGCGTATACCGCAGAAATCAAAATATCCTTGCCCAGCTCGGCAACATGGATAGAAGCAATGTCACCGAGTTCTTGAAGGAAAAGGGTGCCAACCTGCACTGCGAAGTACGTGAGCTTGCCGATGGCATAAAAACCATGGGCGTAGGCTGCTCCATCAATACTCCTTTCAGAACTCCCAGTGAGATATCTGAAGATGAAATGGCACAATATCTGGAAGAAACACACCATCAGCTGGGCGATTATGATCAGCTGCTTCTGGTTGTCCACGATGCTCCATTCAACACCAAGCTGGATGTCATTGCCAATGGTATGCACGTAGGCAGCAAAGCCGTGCGTTGTTTCATTGAAAAGCACCAACCGGATATCGTTCTCTGTGGACACATCCACGAATCCAGCGGAGTAGACTCCCTCGGCAAGTCCCGCATCTTCAACCCCGGAATGGCTTCCGGCGGCGGGTACGTGCTCGTTTCCATTGAAAACGGCAAGTTGGACGCAACCCTCAAACAAATTTAA
- a CDS encoding 5-formyltetrahydrofolate cyclo-ligase has translation MAELDKEIIRRQLLEKRSSLREADVDSMSSNIVDAIISLEQWEQAEEVLLYWPIRNEVDVRPLLKNAWEGNKRLFMPCCRKNEPGQMDFGVVRAEADLASGSFGIKEPCRTRCEFPDAVSPDLIIVPGVGFDRSGFRIGFGGGYYDRFLARPQKEGFLSVGVCYDFQLVEGFPVEPWDKAVQLVCTDKEKIWQK, from the coding sequence GTGGCCGAATTGGATAAAGAAATCATTAGACGTCAATTGCTGGAAAAACGTTCTTCCCTGCGGGAAGCGGACGTGGATTCCATGAGCAGCAATATTGTGGATGCGATAATATCCCTTGAGCAATGGGAGCAGGCAGAGGAAGTTCTGCTTTACTGGCCTATCAGGAATGAGGTCGATGTGCGGCCTTTGCTGAAAAATGCATGGGAGGGTAACAAGAGGCTGTTCATGCCCTGTTGCCGTAAAAACGAGCCGGGGCAGATGGATTTCGGCGTTGTCAGGGCCGAAGCTGATCTGGCATCAGGATCATTCGGTATCAAGGAACCCTGCCGAACCCGTTGTGAGTTCCCGGATGCTGTTTCACCGGATTTGATTATTGTTCCCGGTGTGGGATTTGACCGCAGTGGTTTTCGTATCGGCTTCGGGGGCGGTTACTATGATCGCTTTTTGGCCCGTCCGCAGAAGGAAGGATTTCTCTCTGTGGGTGTATGTTACGATTTCCAACTGGTGGAGGGCTTCCCTGTTGAGCCTTGGGATAAAGCTGTGCAGCTGGTCTGCACTGATAAGGAAAAGATATGGCAAAAATAA
- a CDS encoding polyphenol oxidase family protein, translating into MAKINFIPFVFPGVEKVSVVFTTRECGSCKDPYRGGNISYDVGDDPYDVRSNRTELAASLGISHWHECIQVHGDVMHYELKEGSPADAPTLEGDGLATSAPGHALVIKTADCQPIMIAHKNGDFVAGFHNGWRGNAINFPGKGVADICERYSCDPKDLLAVRGPSLSPAVSQFINFTSDFGPGFDSYFDKESSTVDLWKLTIDQLAEAGLRRRNIHSLDMCTYSMEQSFFSYRREKVTGRQCSLIWIK; encoded by the coding sequence ATGGCAAAAATAAATTTTATACCTTTTGTTTTTCCGGGAGTGGAGAAGGTTTCGGTTGTTTTCACTACCAGAGAATGTGGCAGTTGTAAGGACCCTTATCGCGGTGGAAATATATCTTATGATGTCGGTGATGATCCTTATGATGTACGGTCCAATCGTACAGAATTAGCCGCTTCTTTGGGAATTTCACATTGGCATGAATGCATTCAGGTTCATGGTGATGTGATGCATTATGAGCTTAAAGAAGGTTCTCCTGCTGATGCTCCCACCCTTGAGGGGGACGGTCTTGCAACTTCGGCTCCCGGACATGCGCTTGTGATTAAGACCGCTGATTGCCAGCCGATCATGATTGCGCATAAGAATGGCGACTTTGTAGCAGGTTTTCATAACGGCTGGCGGGGTAACGCCATTAATTTTCCGGGCAAGGGAGTGGCGGATATTTGTGAACGGTACAGCTGTGATCCTAAGGACCTGCTTGCCGTGCGTGGTCCCAGCCTGAGCCCTGCGGTATCTCAGTTTATCAATTTTACATCTGATTTCGGCCCGGGGTTTGATTCATACTTTGACAAGGAATCCAGCACGGTTGATCTCTGGAAGCTGACTATCGATCAATTGGCTGAAGCCGGACTTAGACGGCGGAATATCCATTCGCTTGATATGTGTACTTATTCCATGGAGCAGAGTTTTTTTTCCTATCGCCGGGAAAAGGTTACCGGAAGACAGTGCTCGCTTATCTGGATCAAGTAG
- a CDS encoding glycosyltransferase, with amino-acid sequence MLNRTVVHHTILKKSGGAAKVALLLHQGLLDGGNRSVHSFETSEKTDEQLIPPELAAQAIPENSIVHLHTSKDPTRFLKALPDSCKTVITLHDTQMITGGCASPIDCPEFENKCRTCPRNFPNSEQVRKERIEAIIDSKAVLVSPSGWLGRLARKADPTLKPKIIPNGIPWPEAPANKNQIRQELGIHPASKVMLFVAHGGVQAAYKSGPQWKNYWATIKAAVPEALCFAIGGNENSRDGDFISVPYVDSLTLSKFLAAADVLAYPTLGDNHPLIILEAMAQALAPVSYAVGGVLEQISDGEDGILIPPYEKQAFAEKVIMLLNNSRLAKEMGNRGFQKGKKRYSHKRMLSDYTKVYDKLM; translated from the coding sequence ATGCTGAATCGGACCGTAGTGCACCACACCATCCTCAAAAAAAGTGGTGGTGCTGCAAAGGTGGCCCTGCTGCTCCACCAAGGCTTACTTGATGGAGGCAACCGTTCAGTTCATTCCTTCGAAACCTCTGAAAAAACAGATGAGCAATTGATCCCCCCGGAACTGGCTGCACAGGCAATACCGGAAAACAGTATCGTCCACCTGCACACTTCAAAGGACCCGACAAGATTTCTGAAAGCACTACCTGATAGCTGCAAAACAGTAATCACCCTGCACGACACCCAGATGATCACCGGAGGTTGCGCTTCTCCCATCGACTGTCCAGAATTTGAAAACAAATGCCGCACTTGCCCGCGAAATTTTCCGAACTCTGAACAGGTCCGCAAAGAACGAATCGAAGCCATAATCGACTCCAAAGCAGTGCTTGTTTCACCATCAGGCTGGCTGGGCAGACTTGCCCGCAAAGCCGACCCGACCTTGAAACCTAAAATTATTCCCAACGGCATTCCCTGGCCGGAAGCCCCCGCAAACAAGAACCAAATCAGGCAGGAGCTTGGAATCCATCCGGCATCTAAAGTAATGCTGTTTGTTGCCCACGGAGGAGTTCAGGCAGCCTATAAATCCGGACCGCAATGGAAAAATTACTGGGCAACAATCAAAGCCGCAGTACCGGAGGCTCTCTGCTTTGCAATCGGAGGCAATGAAAACAGCAGAGACGGAGATTTTATATCTGTGCCTTATGTGGACAGCCTCACACTTTCAAAATTTCTGGCAGCAGCAGACGTATTGGCTTACCCGACTCTCGGCGACAATCATCCATTGATAATACTTGAAGCAATGGCTCAAGCACTGGCTCCGGTGAGCTATGCTGTTGGAGGCGTGCTGGAACAGATTTCCGATGGAGAAGATGGAATTCTAATTCCCCCTTATGAAAAACAAGCATTTGCCGAAAAGGTAATTATGCTGCTGAACAACAGCAGGCTGGCAAAGGAAATGGGAAACCGTGGATTTCAAAAAGGAAAAAAAAGATACTCACATAAAAGAATGCTTAGCGACTACACCAAGGTTTATGATAAACTGATGTAG
- a CDS encoding 23S rRNA (pseudouridine(1915)-N(3))-methyltransferase RlmH: MSKLQFVWVGKLKEPFFRDACAHYTKKLGRFHKLDETILKDAPGKLPPMDKVQHEGKAIMARIKPSDMLICLDEKGKEMTSVELSKHLQRWTEDPNLTPTFVIGGPFGLADEVKNAARVKLSLSKMTLPHELARTMLLEQLYRAASILRGSPYHHV; the protein is encoded by the coding sequence ATGAGCAAATTACAATTTGTATGGGTCGGCAAGCTCAAGGAACCATTCTTCCGCGATGCCTGCGCCCATTACACCAAAAAACTTGGACGCTTCCACAAGCTGGACGAAACCATTCTCAAAGATGCACCGGGAAAACTGCCCCCCATGGACAAAGTTCAGCACGAAGGCAAAGCTATCATGGCTAGAATCAAGCCTTCAGACATGCTCATCTGCCTTGATGAAAAAGGCAAGGAAATGACCTCGGTGGAACTTTCCAAGCATCTGCAACGCTGGACTGAAGATCCGAACCTGACGCCAACTTTCGTTATCGGAGGTCCTTTCGGACTGGCTGATGAAGTCAAGAACGCGGCAAGAGTCAAACTTAGCTTGAGTAAGATGACCCTGCCTCACGAGCTCGCCCGGACAATGCTCCTTGAGCAGCTCTACCGCGCAGCCTCCATACTTCGCGGTTCGCCTTATCACCATGTGTAA